The Microcoleus sp. AS-A8 genome has a window encoding:
- a CDS encoding pentapeptide repeat-containing protein: protein MDATELLRLYAAGRRDFQGTNLSGARLNGINLSGVNFSGADLSRAYLYKAILDEADLTSANLHDTTMPNGTIHV from the coding sequence ATGGATGCTACTGAACTGTTGAGGCTATATGCAGCCGGTAGAAGGGATTTCCAGGGGACTAATCTAAGTGGCGCACGCTTAAATGGTATCAACTTGAGTGGAGTTAACTTCAGTGGTGCCGATCTAAGTAGAGCTTACTTATACAAAGCCATCCTGGATGAAGCCGATTTAACGAGTGCCAACCTGCATGACACCACGATGCCAAATGGCACAATCCATGTCTGA